The following proteins come from a genomic window of Micromonospora echinofusca:
- a CDS encoding GNAT family N-acetyltransferase, translating into MLIESRPATDPEIDALVTAQQRELRVADGGLDGQATVTHDDIRYLAVVADGRAVACGGIQGIDAGTGEVKRMYVRPAYRGRGIARQLLTALEELAFQQGYGVVRLETGTYLPAAIALYTSSGYEPIPVYGEYVGNPYSVCFAKRLRVPA; encoded by the coding sequence ATGCTGATCGAGTCACGTCCCGCCACCGACCCGGAGATCGACGCCCTGGTCACCGCCCAGCAGCGCGAGCTGCGGGTGGCCGACGGCGGGCTGGACGGCCAGGCGACCGTCACCCACGACGACATCCGCTACCTGGCGGTGGTCGCCGACGGGCGGGCGGTCGCCTGCGGCGGGATCCAGGGGATCGACGCCGGCACCGGCGAGGTCAAACGGATGTACGTCCGCCCGGCGTACCGGGGGCGGGGCATCGCCCGGCAGTTGCTGACCGCGCTGGAGGAACTGGCCTTCCAACAGGGGTACGGGGTGGTGCGCCTGGAGACTGGCACGTACCTGCCGGCCGCCATCGCGCTCTACACCTCCAGCGGGTACGAGCCGATCCCGGTCTACGGCGAGTACGTCGGCAACCCGTACAGCGTCTGCTTCGCCAAGCGGCTGCGCGTGCCGGCCTGA
- a CDS encoding DUF6766 family protein, which translates to MPKWLRDNALTVAMFGAFLVFLVLQSVFGWQTHNEELAEFGAAPTSWAAYLGSGHFMESVFENWESEFLQMGGYVLLTAYLVQRGSAESKPVGQTDRPEDDERRATADSPWPVRAGGLPLVVYRNSLSLALLLIFAGSFGGHLFGGTAEYNEQQALQSGAPPIGVWDFLGTSEFWFQSMQNWQSEFLAVGTLIVLSIFLRQHASPESKPVTAEHAHTGD; encoded by the coding sequence ATGCCGAAGTGGCTGCGTGACAACGCCCTGACGGTGGCGATGTTCGGCGCGTTCCTCGTCTTCCTGGTGCTGCAGAGCGTGTTCGGGTGGCAGACGCACAACGAGGAGCTGGCCGAGTTCGGGGCCGCCCCGACCAGTTGGGCGGCGTACCTGGGCAGCGGGCACTTCATGGAGTCGGTCTTCGAGAACTGGGAGTCGGAGTTCCTCCAGATGGGCGGCTACGTCCTGCTCACCGCCTACCTGGTGCAGCGCGGCTCGGCGGAGTCGAAGCCGGTGGGGCAGACCGACCGCCCCGAGGACGACGAGCGGCGGGCCACCGCGGACTCCCCCTGGCCCGTACGCGCCGGCGGGCTGCCGCTGGTCGTCTACCGCAACAGCCTCTCCCTCGCGCTGCTGCTGATCTTCGCCGGCTCGTTCGGCGGCCACCTGTTCGGCGGCACCGCCGAGTACAACGAGCAGCAGGCGTTGCAGAGCGGGGCGCCACCCATCGGCGTGTGGGACTTCCTCGGCACGAGCGAGTTCTGGTTCCAGTCGATGCAGAACTGGCAGAGCGAGTTCCTCGCGGTCGGCACGCTGATCGTGCTGAGCATCTTCCTGCGTCAGCACGCGTCGCCGGAGTCGAAGCCGGTCACCGCCGAACACGCGCACACCGGCGACTGA
- a CDS encoding DUF4383 domain-containing protein, producing the protein MARHARGAARAPKQRVQFAAVAAAGIFALIGVLGFIPGITTGYGDMTFAGHHSEARLLDLFQVSILHNALHLGFGLAGLLMARSVAGARVFLAGGGALYLGLWLYGFAIDRESAANFIPVNDADNWLHLVLGFGMLALGLLLSNQVGTGTRPDAPFDRP; encoded by the coding sequence ATGGCACGGCACGCACGCGGCGCAGCGCGGGCCCCGAAGCAGCGGGTGCAGTTCGCCGCCGTGGCCGCGGCCGGGATCTTCGCCCTGATCGGGGTGCTCGGGTTCATCCCCGGCATCACCACCGGCTACGGCGACATGACGTTCGCCGGCCACCACTCCGAGGCCCGGCTGCTCGACCTGTTCCAGGTGTCGATCCTGCACAACGCCCTGCACCTCGGCTTCGGGCTGGCCGGCCTCCTGATGGCGCGCAGCGTCGCCGGGGCCCGGGTCTTCCTCGCGGGCGGCGGCGCCCTCTACCTCGGCCTGTGGCTGTACGGCTTCGCGATCGACCGGGAGAGCGCGGCGAACTTCATCCCGGTCAACGACGCCGACAACTGGCTGCACCTGGTCCTCGGCTTCGGCATGCTCGCCCTCGGGTTGCTGCTCTCCAACCAGGTCGGCACGGGCACCCGGCCGGACGCCCCCTTCGACCGCCCCTGA